The Rickettsiales bacterium genome includes a region encoding these proteins:
- a CDS encoding prepilin-type N-terminal cleavage/methylation domain-containing protein — translation MSREKIVCKNNGFSLIELAIVIVIIALLISGIIASQSLIKSAEIKEVISEYDRYIKSIKEFQDKYNALPGDMSNAETIWGSDASCPNTTENTTPKTATCNGDGNGRIGSSATDGTLSVQTEWFRAWQQLANSGFIEGRFTGVKESATDGDAGIGINVPKSKLSIGAGWTIYYYLLTTTDTNLWGDNYGHVMAFGGDTTSVTNLPVISANDALLIDQKIDDGTPGGGTIRARRTASEANCTANDTSQSAATYNSGTVFERACSLLFILGF, via the coding sequence ATGTCTCGCGAAAAAATAGTGTGCAAAAACAACGGATTTTCATTAATCGAGTTAGCGATAGTTATAGTAATAATAGCATTACTAATAAGTGGAATAATAGCCAGCCAATCATTGATAAAATCCGCTGAAATCAAGGAAGTCATTAGTGAGTATGACCGTTATATTAAATCAATAAAAGAATTTCAGGATAAATATAACGCTCTACCAGGTGATATGAGTAACGCTGAGACAATATGGGGTTCTGATGCTTCATGTCCTAACACTACAGAAAATACCACTCCTAAAACAGCTACCTGCAATGGTGATGGTAATGGTCGCATCGGAAGTAGCGCTACTGATGGTACTTTAAGTGTCCAAACCGAATGGTTCAGAGCATGGCAACAACTAGCTAACTCTGGTTTTATAGAAGGCAGATTTACCGGCGTAAAGGAATCAGCGACTGACGGCGACGCAGGAATTGGTATTAATGTTCCAAAATCAAAATTATCTATAGGAGCTGGATGGACTATATATTACTACCTTCTTACAACGACCGACACCAATTTATGGGGAGATAATTATGGTCATGTCATGGCTTTTGGCGGTGACACCACTTCTGTGACCAACTTACCAGTAATATCAGCTAATGATGCTCTATTAATTGATCAAAAAATTGATGATGGCACACCAGGAGGTGGCACTATTCGCGCCCGCCGCACAGCGTCTGAAGCAAATTGTACAGCGAACGATACCTCACAAAGCGCCGCCACCTATAATTCTGGTACTGTCTTTGAAAGAGCCTGTTCATTATTATTTATATTAGGATTTTAA
- a CDS encoding type II secretion system protein: MKALKFNRYKKHGFTLLEMSVAIIIVGFIIAGIVIGGSIIRNSQIKSAISEFTFYKQTINNFRDKYNALPGDFAAASTVWSGFTNGDGNGLITTNITDTRIDEQFLAWQQLRAADMIKGNYTGVAGSGGSRDRIVDENIPKSELDDAGWGLISVTLTDIAGGYTAIPYTAPDQAPNHVLWLGGNSISGTADSQTPVLSTSEAFSIDEKIDNGLPGSGKVIAQANGGSGTCSVDADNYDTASESKLCSLVFKTGF, encoded by the coding sequence ATGAAAGCCTTAAAATTTAATAGATATAAAAAACACGGCTTTACCTTACTGGAAATGTCCGTAGCAATTATAATAGTAGGATTTATAATAGCCGGAATAGTAATAGGAGGCAGCATTATACGTAATTCACAAATAAAATCGGCTATTTCAGAATTCACTTTCTATAAACAGACGATAAATAATTTTCGTGATAAATACAATGCGCTACCTGGTGATTTTGCTGCCGCCTCTACTGTTTGGAGTGGATTTACAAATGGTGATGGTAATGGTCTTATCACAACTAACATAACCGATACTAGGATTGATGAACAATTCCTAGCATGGCAACAATTAAGAGCGGCCGATATGATTAAAGGCAACTATACGGGAGTCGCCGGTTCTGGTGGAAGCCGTGATAGAATAGTTGATGAAAACATACCAAAATCGGAACTTGATGATGCCGGATGGGGTTTAATAAGCGTAACCTTAACTGATATAGCCGGTGGTTATACAGCAATACCTTATACCGCTCCTGACCAAGCGCCAAACCACGTTTTATGGTTAGGAGGCAATTCTATAAGTGGTACCGCTGATAGCCAAACCCCTGTATTATCAACATCTGAGGCTTTTTCTATTGATGAGAAAATTGACAACGGTCTACCTGGTAGCGGCAAAGTAATAGCCCAAGCAAATGGTGGAAGCGGCACTTGTTCCGTAGATGCCGATAATTATGATACAGCTTCAGAAAGCAAGCTATGCTCTTTAGTGTTCAAGACAGGATTCTGA
- the recR gene encoding recombination mediator RecR, with product MLNIDSPSDIDELIRLFSKLPGLGPRSARRLVLHLIRNRNKIMTPLYSVMGRALENIKTCDICGNFDTKDPCNICGDEKRDNSTICVVEDLADLWAIERCNLYRGKYHVLGGTLSAIDDRGPAQLNMDTLLARASSDEVTEIILATNATMEGQTTAHYITSLLSDSGVNISRLAQGIPMGGELDYLDDGTLGAALKARLPF from the coding sequence ATGTTAAACATTGATTCGCCTTCTGATATTGATGAGTTAATAAGGCTTTTTTCTAAATTGCCGGGTCTTGGGCCACGTTCAGCGAGACGTTTGGTTCTGCATTTAATCCGCAATCGTAATAAAATTATGACCCCGCTTTATAGCGTGATGGGCAGGGCGCTTGAGAATATAAAAACCTGTGATATATGCGGGAATTTTGATACTAAAGATCCATGTAATATATGCGGTGATGAGAAGAGAGATAATTCCACTATTTGTGTGGTGGAGGATTTGGCGGATTTATGGGCAATAGAAAGGTGTAATCTTTATCGTGGAAAATATCATGTGCTTGGTGGGACTTTATCGGCGATTGACGATAGAGGGCCAGCCCAGCTTAATATGGATACGCTCCTTGCCAGAGCCTCTAGTGATGAGGTAACAGAGATTATTCTCGCTACCAACGCTACTATGGAGGGACAGACGACCGCTCATTATATAACATCATTGTTAAGTGATAGCGGAGTTAATATATCACGTCTTGCGCAAGGTATACCAATGGGTGGTGAGCTTGACTATTTGGATGATGGGACGTTGGGCGCGGCGCTTAAAGCCAGACTACCCTTTTAG
- a CDS encoding YbaB/EbfC family nucleoid-associated protein has product MNLQKMMKQAQEMQNKMTAVQSEIEATEMDGASGGGMVSVRINGRSNLLEVNIDESLLKPDEKEMLEDLIIAAFNDAKTKMDNESSEKMNAITKGMNLPAGMKLPF; this is encoded by the coding sequence ATGAATTTACAGAAGATGATGAAGCAGGCGCAGGAAATGCAAAATAAGATGACCGCCGTACAGTCCGAAATAGAGGCTACAGAGATGGATGGTGCTTCTGGCGGTGGTATGGTGAGTGTACGAATTAATGGGCGCAGTAATTTACTGGAAGTAAATATTGATGAAAGTCTGCTTAAACCGGATGAAAAAGAAATGCTGGAAGATTTAATAATCGCTGCCTTTAATGACGCTAAGACTAAAATGGATAATGAGTCATCTGAAAAAATGAACGCTATTACTAAGGGGATGAATCTGCCTGCCGGTATGAAACTCCCATTTTAG